In Pyrus communis chromosome 1, drPyrComm1.1, whole genome shotgun sequence, the following are encoded in one genomic region:
- the LOC137742104 gene encoding vacuolar protein sorting-associated protein 60.1-like isoform X2, with protein MKRVFGVKKDKEPPPSVGDASDRINKRGETVDEKIKKLDIELNRYKEQIKKTRPGPAQEAVKSRAMRVLKQKRMYEGQRDMLYNQTFNLDQVAFASEGIKDAQQTMTALKSANKELKGMMKTVKIQDIDNLQDEMMDLMDVSNEIQETLGRSYGVPDDIDEEDLMGELDALEADMGMETEADGVPSYLQPDAEPDLSAELRLPSAPTGHATAPAGRSNAQAEDELGLPAVPRATLRG; from the exons ATGAAAAGGGTCTTCGGTGTCAAGAAAGACAAAGAGCCCCCTCCTTCTGTTGGCGATGCCTCCGATAGG ATCAATAAAAGGGGCGAAACAGTGgatgaaaagataaaaaaacttGATATTGAACTGAATAGATACAAAGAGCAAATCAAGAAGACAAGGCCCGGTCCTGCACAAGAAGCTGTCAAGTCTCGAGCCATGAGGGTTCTCAAGCAGAAACGAAT GTATGAAGGACAACGGGACATGCTATATAATCAGACATTCAACCTTGATCAAGTTGCCTTTGCTTCAGAGGGTATAAAAGATGCTCAGCAAACG ATGACAGCTCTGAAGTCTGCGAACAAGGAGCTCAAAGGGATGATGAAAACTGTGAAGATTCAAGATATTGAT AATTTGCAAGATGAAATGATGGACCTGATGGATGTGAGCAATGAAATTCAAGAGACCCTTGGCAGAAGCTATGGTGTTCCTGATGACATTGACGAGGAAGATCTTATGGGTG AGCTGGATGCTCTAGAAGCAGACATGGGTATGGAAACAGAAGCTGATGGAGTTCCTTCCTATCTCCAACCTGATGCTGAACCGGACTTGAGTGCGGAGCTCCGCTTGCCTTCAGCACCCACAGGACATGCAACAGCTCCAGCTGGGAGATCCAATGCCCAG GCTGAGGACGAATTGGGTTTACCGGCTGTCCCTCGGGCAACACTTCGCGGTTAG
- the LOC137742104 gene encoding vacuolar protein sorting-associated protein 60.1-like isoform X1: MKRVFGVKKDKEPPPSVGDASDRINKRGETVDEKIKKLDIELNRYKEQIKKTRPGPAQEAVKSRAMRVLKQKRMYEGQRDMLYNQTFNLDQVAFASEGIKDAQQTMTALKSANKELKGMMKTVKIQDIDNLQDEMMDLMDVSNEIQETLGRSYGVPDDIDEEDLMGELDALEADMGMETEADGVPSYLQPDAEPDLSAELRLPSAPTGHATAPAGRSNAQQAEDELGLPAVPRATLRG; the protein is encoded by the exons ATGAAAAGGGTCTTCGGTGTCAAGAAAGACAAAGAGCCCCCTCCTTCTGTTGGCGATGCCTCCGATAGG ATCAATAAAAGGGGCGAAACAGTGgatgaaaagataaaaaaacttGATATTGAACTGAATAGATACAAAGAGCAAATCAAGAAGACAAGGCCCGGTCCTGCACAAGAAGCTGTCAAGTCTCGAGCCATGAGGGTTCTCAAGCAGAAACGAAT GTATGAAGGACAACGGGACATGCTATATAATCAGACATTCAACCTTGATCAAGTTGCCTTTGCTTCAGAGGGTATAAAAGATGCTCAGCAAACG ATGACAGCTCTGAAGTCTGCGAACAAGGAGCTCAAAGGGATGATGAAAACTGTGAAGATTCAAGATATTGAT AATTTGCAAGATGAAATGATGGACCTGATGGATGTGAGCAATGAAATTCAAGAGACCCTTGGCAGAAGCTATGGTGTTCCTGATGACATTGACGAGGAAGATCTTATGGGTG AGCTGGATGCTCTAGAAGCAGACATGGGTATGGAAACAGAAGCTGATGGAGTTCCTTCCTATCTCCAACCTGATGCTGAACCGGACTTGAGTGCGGAGCTCCGCTTGCCTTCAGCACCCACAGGACATGCAACAGCTCCAGCTGGGAGATCCAATGCCCAG CAGGCTGAGGACGAATTGGGTTTACCGGCTGTCCCTCGGGCAACACTTCGCGGTTAG